One window from the genome of Eucalyptus grandis isolate ANBG69807.140 chromosome 7, ASM1654582v1, whole genome shotgun sequence encodes:
- the LOC104453671 gene encoding protein PLANT CADMIUM RESISTANCE 2: protein MYSSNASDGYPQKPGASAPPPPPPVDGIPVQPMNQSYANFGAPNNPLPPAGLQARPINNMPWSSGLFSCFDDVPTCCLSFWCPCITFGRIAEIADHGSVSCPVHGAVYTVIALLTGCACCYSCFYRTKMRQQYQLQEDPCADCLVHFCCESCALTQEYRELERRGFDMSIGWQMNMERQNRGIPMAPVPPGGMMR, encoded by the exons ATGTACTCCTCGAACGCATCTGATGGCTACCCACAGAAGCCCGGTGCCTCcgctccgccaccgccgccacccgTGGATGGCATTCCGGTGCAACCCATGAACCAAAGTTATGCGAATTTCGGGGCCCCGAACAATCCTCTGCCCCCTGCGGGTCTTCAAGCTCGACCCATTAACAACATGCCTTGGTCCTCCGGGCTTTTCAGTTGCTTCGACGACGTTCCAACTT GTTGCTTGTCATTTTGGTGCCCCTGCATCACATTCGGGCGAATCGCGGAGATTGCTGATCACGGATCGGTTT CATGCCCTGTGCACGGAGCTGTTTACACAGTGATCGCCTTGTTGACCGGGTGCGCCTGCTGCTACTCCTGCTTCTACCGCACCAAGATGAGACAGCAATACCAGCTGCAAGAGGATCCTTGCGCCGATTGCTTAGTCCATTTCTGCTGCGAATCCTGTGCTTTAACCCAGGAGTACCGCGAGCTCGAAAGGCGCGGATTCGACATGTCCATTG GATGGCAAATGAACATGGAAAGGCAGAACAGAGGAATCCCAATGGCTCCAGTCCCTCCTGGGGGCATGATGAGGTAG
- the LOC104453670 gene encoding glucan endo-1,3-beta-glucosidase 3 has protein sequence MALLLLFLLLFPVSLASADEGPFIGVNIGTDLSNMPSPTQVVALLKAQNIRHVRLYDTDHAMLLALANSGIRVTVSVPNDQLLGIGQSNATAAYWVARNIVAHVPATNITVIAVGSEVLTTLQNAAPVLVSAMKFIHSALVASNLDSRIKVSTPHSSSIIIDSFPPSQAFFNRTWDPVMVPLLKFLQSTGSYLMLNVYPYYDYMQSNGAIPLDYALFRPLPPNKEAVDSNTLLHYNNVFDAVVDAAYFAMSYLNFTNVPIVVTESGWPSKGDSSEADATLENANTYNSNLIKHVLNNTGTPKHPGVAVSTYIYELYNEDQRPGSVSEKNWGLFDANGVPIYILHLTGAGTVLANDTTNQTFCVGKDGADKKMLQAALDWACGPGKVDCSLLLQGQACYEPDNVVAHATYAFNAYYQKMGKALGTCDFKGVATVTTTNPSHGSCIFPGSGGRNGTSVNGTILAPSSNSTTSGCPPQYFFDVGSITSSLIITILHLALVLL, from the exons ATGGCTCTGCTGCTTCTCTTCTTGCTTCTGTTTCCGGTCTCCCTTGCTTCCGCGGATGAAG GTCCCTTCATTGGTGTGAACATAGGCACTGACCTCTCCAACATGCCGAGCCCAACTCAGGTGGTGGCGCTTCTAAAAGCTCAGAACATACGACATGTTAGGCTTTATGACACTGATCACGCCATGCTCCTTGCACTTGCTAACTCTGGCATCCGCGTCACTGTTTCTGTTCCTAATGACCAGCTACTTGGCATCGGGCAGTCCAATGCCACCGCTGCCTATTGGGTAGCTCGCAATATTGTAGCCCATGTCCCTGCCACCAACATCACGGTCATTGCTGTGGGATCCGAAGTCCTAACGACCCTTCAGAATGCCGCCCCTGTCCTTGTGTCAGCCATGAAGTTCATCCACTCAGCGCTTGTCGCTTCGAATCTTGACAGTCGTATCAAAGTCTCAACCCCCCACTCTTCCTCCATCATTATTGACTCCTTCCCACCTTCTCAAGCCTTCTTTAACCGCACTTGGGATCCGGTCATGGTCCCATTGCTTAAGTTTCTTCAGTCTACTGGGTCGTACCTCATGCTCAATGTCTATCCATACTACGACTACATGCAGTCTAATGGCGCAATTCCACTGGACTATGCCCTCTTCCGTCCTCTTCCTCCGAACAAGGAAGCTGTCGATTCTAACACGCTCCTTCACTACAACAATGTATTTGATGCCGTCGTTGATGCGGCTTattttgccatgtcatatcTAAACTTCACCAACGTCCCCATTGTGGTGACTGAGTCTGGTTGGCCCTCCAAGGGAGACTCCTCCGAAGCGGATGCAACTCTTGAAAATGCAAACACTTACAACAGTAACTTGATCAAGCACGTGCTTAACAATACAGGAACGCCAAAGCACCCGGGCGTGGCAGTCAGTACATACATTTATGAGCTCTACAATGAGGATCAGAGACCAGGCTCTGTATCTGAGAAAAATTGGGGCCTGTTTGATGCCAATGGAGTGCCGATCTATATCTTGCACTTGACGGGTGCGGGAACGGTGTTAGCAAATGACACAACCAATCAGACGTTCTGTGTTGGAAAGGATGGTGCGGACAAGAAGATGCTCCAAGCGGCATTGGATTGGGCTTGTGGACCTGGGAAAGTAGACTGCTCACTGTTGTTGCAGGGGCAAGCTTGCTATGAACCAGACAACGTTGTTGCACATGCAACTTATGCTTTCAATGCGTATTACCAAAAGATGGGGAAAGCTCTAGGCACCTGTGATTTTAAAGGGGTCGCTACAGTCACCACAACCAATCCAA GTCATGGTTCATGTATATTTCCAGGAAG CGGTGGAAGAAATGGGACTTCCGTTAATGGTACTATTCTGGCTCCATCGTCTAATTCAACGACTTCTGGCTGTCCTCCCCAGTATTTCTTTGATGTTGGTTCGATCACAAGCTCGTTGATCATCACCATTTTGCACCTGGCGTTGGTTCTCTTGTAA